In the Chlorobium limicola DSM 245 genome, one interval contains:
- the rny gene encoding ribonuclease Y, giving the protein MGIVINLFLLVFAAVVFFVIGFFVGRYFLERIGTTKVLEAEERAVQIVQEAQKEANEYKELKVSEVNQEWKKKRREFDQEVVVKNNKFSLLQKQIQQKEGQLKKQAQDLRDSERKMQDQRKEAEQIMETVKLRSAELERITAEQNQRLESIANLQADEARQMLIDNMVSKAREEATETIHRIHEDAEQQAERLAEKTLLTAIQRISFEQATENALSVVHIQSDELKGRIIGREGRNIKAFENATGVDIIVDDTPEVVILSCFDPFRRELAKLTLQKLLVDGIIHPVAIEKAYEDAKKEIDDVIMSAGEEALAALQIPDMPSELVRLIGNMKFHTVYGQNLLQHSREVAMLSGLMAAELKLDARIAKRAGLLHDIGLVLPESNEPHAITGSAFLKKFNESSIVINAVAAHHGDVEKESPLADLIDAANVVSLSRPGARGAITADGNVKRLESLEEIAKGFPGVLKTYALQAGREIRVIVEGDNVSDSQADVLAHDIANKIESEAQYPGQIRVTIVRERRSIAYAK; this is encoded by the coding sequence ATGGGTATTGTCATAAACCTGTTTCTGCTTGTTTTTGCAGCGGTTGTTTTTTTTGTCATCGGGTTTTTCGTAGGCAGGTATTTTCTTGAACGTATTGGCACTACCAAGGTTCTTGAAGCGGAGGAGCGGGCTGTTCAGATAGTTCAGGAAGCCCAGAAAGAGGCCAATGAGTATAAAGAGCTCAAGGTCAGTGAAGTGAATCAGGAGTGGAAGAAAAAGAGACGGGAGTTCGATCAGGAAGTCGTTGTAAAGAACAACAAATTCAGTCTCCTTCAGAAACAGATACAGCAAAAGGAGGGCCAGCTGAAAAAGCAGGCTCAGGACCTTCGGGATTCCGAGCGCAAAATGCAGGATCAGCGCAAGGAGGCCGAACAGATCATGGAAACGGTAAAACTTCGTTCAGCCGAACTTGAGCGGATAACCGCCGAACAGAATCAGCGGCTTGAGAGTATTGCCAATCTGCAGGCTGACGAAGCTCGTCAGATGCTGATTGACAATATGGTTTCCAAAGCCCGTGAAGAGGCTACCGAAACCATACACCGTATTCATGAAGATGCCGAGCAGCAGGCCGAACGTCTTGCAGAGAAAACACTGCTGACGGCTATCCAGAGAATATCGTTCGAGCAGGCAACCGAAAACGCGCTCTCGGTCGTTCACATACAGAGTGACGAACTCAAAGGCAGAATTATCGGACGCGAAGGCCGCAACATCAAGGCTTTTGAAAATGCTACCGGTGTTGACATTATTGTCGATGACACCCCGGAGGTCGTCATTCTCTCCTGTTTCGATCCTTTCCGTCGCGAGCTTGCAAAGCTCACCCTGCAGAAGTTGCTCGTTGACGGCATCATCCATCCCGTAGCCATTGAAAAGGCCTATGAGGATGCGAAGAAGGAGATCGACGATGTGATTATGAGCGCAGGAGAAGAGGCTCTTGCCGCCTTGCAGATTCCCGATATGCCATCCGAACTGGTACGCCTGATCGGAAACATGAAATTCCATACCGTATACGGTCAGAATCTTCTGCAGCACAGCAGGGAGGTCGCCATGCTTTCGGGTCTCATGGCTGCCGAGCTCAAGCTTGACGCCCGCATTGCCAAACGGGCCGGTCTTCTGCACGATATAGGCCTTGTCCTGCCCGAGAGCAATGAGCCGCATGCCATAACCGGAAGCGCATTCCTGAAAAAGTTCAACGAATCCTCGATTGTCATCAACGCCGTAGCGGCGCATCATGGAGATGTTGAAAAAGAGTCGCCGCTTGCGGATCTCATCGATGCGGCAAATGTCGTTTCCCTCTCTCGTCCGGGAGCCCGCGGTGCAATTACCGCTGACGGCAACGTCAAGCGCCTCGAAAGTCTCGAAGAGATTGCAAAGGGATTTCCCGGCGTGCTTAAAACCTATGCCCTGCAGGCAGGAAGAGAGATCAGGGTTATTGTCGAGGGGGACAATGTCAGTGATTCGCAGGCCGACGTGCTCGCTCACGACATTGCCAACAAGATCGAATCGGAAGCCCAGTACCCCGGTCAGATCCGGGTGACCATTGTGCGGGAGCGGCGGTCGATAGCATATGCGAAGTAA
- the hisB gene encoding imidazoleglycerol-phosphate dehydratase HisB: protein MPEKLNTSARRATVTRTTKETDITATIDLDGSGTGNISSGVLFLDHMLTNFSRHSGIDITLDCKGDTEVDDHHSVEDIALVLGSAFLQSLGSKTGIQRYGWAMIPMDETLARCAVDLGGRSYCVFSAEFKRPAILGFSTEMVEHFFVSLSRTMQANIHLAIMEGKNTHHMIEAMFKAFAYAMKMAVAVTGKELPSTKGTL, encoded by the coding sequence ATGCCTGAAAAGCTCAATACCTCCGCAAGAAGGGCAACCGTTACCAGAACGACAAAAGAGACCGATATCACGGCAACCATCGACCTTGACGGCTCCGGAACGGGAAACATCAGTTCCGGAGTCCTCTTTCTCGATCATATGCTTACGAACTTCAGCAGACATTCAGGTATAGATATCACCCTCGACTGCAAAGGCGATACCGAGGTCGATGACCATCACTCGGTGGAGGATATAGCGCTGGTGCTTGGCTCCGCTTTCCTGCAGTCACTGGGCAGCAAAACCGGAATCCAGCGGTATGGATGGGCAATGATCCCCATGGATGAAACGCTGGCCAGATGCGCGGTCGATCTCGGCGGAAGAAGTTACTGTGTCTTTTCGGCGGAGTTCAAACGTCCTGCAATTCTTGGATTTTCGACGGAAATGGTTGAACATTTTTTTGTCTCTCTATCGAGAACCATGCAGGCGAATATACACCTTGCCATTATGGAAGGAAAAAACACCCATCATATGATCGAGGCCATGTTCAAGGCGTTCGCTTATGCCATGAAAATGGCCGTGGCCGTAACCGGCAAGGAGCTGCCTTCGACGAAAGGAACGCTGTAG
- a CDS encoding SLC13 family permease: MNLLQNAIILTTGFLLSQILIASKTHYRLIAFILRHSGSGFRALLTSVLLIAYILSIFLSNTVVVLSLIPVIKRLVDFLPEPASKTEVGTLFYLALTFGATTGGFASLTGNPLNVFALSLAELNKLEGYGNLNFFSWLMIGLPASMVLVAAARWIILYVARNCSDSVLTYPGSAKTALLPHRPLLFFAANICFITAMTGIQFFLKPKPVLLGFSYVDLLFLLYGAAFLFFTFILPRKKRIPGGIRKNALFLIFYLAAFPVILVSRICRETETHLHIPMVRFYGFLDALLLKSLNALWFFFFSETIESLERPNFNAILSINRIILDIPYFGLLLIAVFSSLLYLAVATGDNPVTPDTDGYLITWGTSLIVRILEPLSSPLLFLPALNLAAAFSSELLSNTAIVIILAPLVISMSPHTSLSALTLLLSVTIAASAAFMTPMASPANTLAFGGIDHVSLKTVIKAGLIMNLVSAILITTLFLALSPVL; encoded by the coding sequence ATGAACTTGCTTCAGAATGCGATAATCCTGACAACAGGTTTTCTGCTTTCGCAGATATTGATAGCCTCAAAAACGCACTACCGGCTTATCGCGTTCATCCTCCGACACTCCGGCTCCGGGTTCAGAGCTCTGCTGACATCGGTACTGCTGATAGCCTATATCCTTTCCATATTCCTCTCGAATACGGTCGTGGTACTCTCCCTTATCCCCGTTATAAAACGACTTGTCGATTTTCTGCCGGAACCGGCATCGAAAACAGAGGTGGGAACCCTCTTCTACCTTGCTCTGACTTTTGGGGCAACAACAGGAGGGTTTGCGTCATTGACCGGTAACCCGCTCAATGTTTTTGCGCTCAGCCTTGCGGAATTGAATAAACTGGAAGGGTACGGCAATCTGAACTTCTTCTCATGGCTTATGATCGGACTGCCTGCGTCGATGGTGCTTGTTGCGGCTGCCCGGTGGATCATTCTGTACGTCGCGCGAAACTGCAGCGACTCGGTACTCACCTATCCCGGAAGCGCTAAAACAGCCCTGCTCCCCCACCGTCCGCTTCTTTTTTTTGCAGCGAACATCTGTTTTATCACTGCCATGACCGGTATCCAGTTTTTTTTAAAACCGAAGCCGGTTCTGCTCGGCTTTTCGTATGTGGATCTCCTCTTTCTGCTCTATGGCGCAGCCTTTCTTTTTTTCACCTTTATCTTGCCAAGAAAAAAAAGAATACCCGGCGGCATCCGAAAAAACGCGCTGTTTCTCATCTTCTATCTCGCAGCTTTTCCGGTGATCCTTGTCAGTCGAATATGCAGAGAAACCGAAACGCATCTGCACATCCCCATGGTTCGGTTCTATGGTTTTCTTGACGCTCTTCTGCTCAAAAGCCTTAATGCACTATGGTTTTTTTTCTTTTCCGAAACCATCGAATCGCTTGAACGGCCGAACTTCAACGCCATTCTTTCGATCAACAGAATCATCCTTGATATCCCCTATTTCGGTCTGCTGCTGATAGCCGTATTCAGCTCGCTGCTCTATCTTGCCGTTGCAACCGGCGATAATCCGGTAACCCCGGATACGGACGGCTACCTCATTACCTGGGGAACCTCACTGATAGTCCGGATTCTGGAACCGCTGAGCAGCCCTCTGCTCTTTCTTCCCGCACTCAACCTGGCAGCGGCATTCTCATCGGAACTGCTCAGCAATACCGCTATCGTCATTATTCTTGCGCCGCTCGTGATTTCCATGTCTCCACACACCTCGCTCAGCGCACTGACGCTGCTTCTCTCGGTTACCATAGCAGCCAGTGCCGCGTTCATGACCCCGATGGCATCGCCCGCAAACACACTCGCATTCGGAGGTATCGATCATGTTTCCCTGAAAACCGTCATAAAGGCCGGCCTGATCATGAACCTCGTATCTGCAATACTTATAACCACGCTTTTTCTTGCTCTTTCGCCAGTCCTTTGA
- a CDS encoding putative porin — translation MKKVTLLVGLAAALGFNNAEAVDWNWKGDIRYRYESTFKDKDAIDDEHSRDRHRMRVRIGVYPWITEELSAGVQLSTGGNETTSRNETFDDAFISDDIKLNEAYIDYHPMFLNGDVNVILGKRDVAKTLIVMKDLVWDGDITLEGATLQYGKDADGKEKDGINAVVGYYALNELNDDDKAIPTFREQDAYLVAGQLAYTGEVSDLGYRIGAAYYDYVNFDYQNAGSTYKPAFDYRGKDFNIVELFASVGGQITETVPWKVYGQYAFNTASEDNSRSDRYNIDDSKRDAYMVGLQIGNAKSPGQWAISGEYVSIEKDAVTVLTDSDRNNTLSSSSTQAKESGTSTDLEGFKIGATYHLVQNMTIGANYYHFNQIDSDDPTYHLFQADVVVKF, via the coding sequence ATGAAAAAAGTCACTTTGCTGGTCGGTCTGGCAGCGGCTCTCGGTTTCAATAACGCTGAAGCTGTCGACTGGAACTGGAAAGGCGATATTCGCTACCGTTACGAATCAACGTTTAAAGATAAAGATGCCATCGATGATGAGCACAGCCGTGATCGTCACCGCATGCGTGTGCGTATAGGCGTCTATCCCTGGATAACCGAAGAACTTTCCGCAGGAGTGCAGCTTTCAACGGGCGGCAATGAGACGACCTCCCGCAACGAGACTTTCGATGATGCTTTCATCTCCGATGATATCAAGCTGAACGAGGCGTATATCGACTACCATCCGATGTTCCTCAACGGTGACGTCAATGTGATTCTCGGTAAAAGGGATGTAGCGAAGACCTTGATTGTTATGAAAGACCTCGTCTGGGACGGAGATATAACTCTTGAAGGTGCAACGCTGCAGTATGGCAAGGATGCTGATGGCAAGGAGAAAGATGGTATCAATGCTGTTGTCGGTTACTATGCGTTGAACGAGTTAAATGATGATGACAAGGCAATTCCAACATTCAGAGAGCAGGACGCCTACCTTGTTGCCGGTCAGCTTGCCTATACAGGTGAAGTCAGTGATCTCGGTTACAGGATTGGTGCCGCATACTATGATTATGTGAATTTCGATTACCAGAATGCCGGAAGCACTTACAAACCTGCTTTCGACTACCGGGGTAAAGATTTCAATATTGTCGAGCTGTTCGCAAGCGTAGGTGGCCAGATTACTGAAACTGTGCCCTGGAAGGTCTATGGTCAGTATGCATTCAATACCGCATCTGAAGATAACAGCCGCTCTGACAGGTACAACATTGATGACAGCAAGCGCGATGCTTATATGGTGGGTCTTCAGATCGGCAATGCAAAAAGTCCGGGTCAGTGGGCGATCAGCGGTGAATATGTCAGTATCGAGAAGGATGCGGTTACGGTATTGACCGATTCCGATAGAAATAATACACTTTCATCAAGTAGTACCCAGGCAAAGGAGAGTGGTACATCAACTGATCTTGAAGGTTTTAAAATCGGTGCAACATATCATCTCGTCCAGAACATGACGATAGGAGCTAACTACTATCATTTCAATCAGATCGACTCTGATGATCCGACCTATCATCTTTTCCAGGCTGACGTTGTCGTCAAGTTCTAA
- a CDS encoding lysophospholipid acyltransferase family protein, which produces METIFKPLPYLNSGKALLLRMLMVPNLFLIRADGLDNLSAGRGAAIYVFNHSNSLEALLVPVFLMFHLGGRTISFVIDWMYGKIPVIGWLMNMIDPLYVYHKRSTIPLIERKRPTRLPLNTVDRCCRKLESGGSIGIFPEGKRNPHPQFLARAKPGVGHIILNSGMPVIPVGIDFAARRRKGKIPAFGRMMINVGAPLDFHESSKLYRAIKAGIPENNESSRQLHALAVETTCFVMRQLSCLCGKTYREPVPVS; this is translated from the coding sequence ATGGAAACCATCTTTAAACCCCTTCCCTATCTCAATTCCGGCAAAGCATTGCTTCTGAGAATGCTGATGGTTCCCAATTTATTTCTGATAAGGGCGGACGGTCTTGATAACCTTTCGGCCGGGAGAGGTGCGGCTATCTATGTTTTCAATCACAGCAATTCCCTTGAAGCTCTTCTTGTGCCTGTGTTTCTCATGTTTCATCTCGGAGGGCGGACAATAAGTTTCGTCATCGACTGGATGTACGGAAAAATTCCCGTGATCGGATGGCTGATGAACATGATCGATCCGCTCTACGTCTATCACAAGCGCTCAACGATACCGTTGATCGAGCGAAAACGCCCAACACGACTTCCACTCAATACCGTTGACCGCTGCTGTCGGAAACTCGAGAGCGGAGGCAGCATCGGCATTTTTCCCGAAGGAAAACGGAACCCGCATCCGCAATTTCTTGCCAGAGCAAAACCGGGAGTAGGTCATATCATTCTCAACTCCGGCATGCCGGTTATTCCTGTTGGCATAGACTTCGCCGCGAGGCGGAGAAAAGGGAAGATTCCAGCCTTTGGGCGAATGATGATCAACGTTGGAGCGCCTCTTGATTTTCACGAGAGTTCAAAACTCTATCGGGCCATCAAGGCGGGAATTCCTGAAAATAATGAGAGCAGTCGGCAACTGCACGCTTTGGCGGTTGAGACGACCTGTTTCGTGATGCGGCAGCTTTCCTGTCTTTGCGGTAAAACCTATCGGGAACCGGTTCCCGTATCGTGA
- a CDS encoding LptF/LptG family permease: protein MKIIDRYILKSHIGPFILAFITIVFVLVLQFLAGFSDRFLGKGINIADIAELVMLQSAWMVVFAVPMAVLVAVIMAYGTMTNSSEMTVFRASGLSLYRLAVPVLIVAALLSLLVERFNNVVIPEANYRSKSLMMDIARAKPTFGLTENAFSSFIDGYSIFVRKTDEASKEIRGVVLYDLRNPKSRTMMSAERGVIRFSPDNRFLVMTLFNGEIHQIDQSDYHKYRAMRFGQHRLVFETTGFGFSRTSNDRIRGNISELSAGELHVAASALQRGIVSAERRVASITDAGPLQREQERIEADKMQYNKYLIEYYKKYAISVACFVFALAGIPLGVLARRGGFGVGAGISLALFVLYWSMIIGGEKIAERGLLDPVLSVWSANAVTGLFGLFLLHRMSGTVLRTSK, encoded by the coding sequence ATGAAGATTATCGACCGCTATATCCTTAAGTCCCATATCGGGCCGTTTATTCTCGCATTTATTACAATTGTTTTTGTTCTTGTCCTTCAGTTTCTTGCCGGTTTTTCGGATCGCTTTCTTGGTAAAGGGATTAATATTGCCGATATAGCCGAGCTGGTCATGCTTCAGTCTGCCTGGATGGTGGTGTTTGCTGTGCCCATGGCGGTGCTTGTTGCGGTGATCATGGCATACGGCACCATGACCAATTCTTCTGAAATGACGGTTTTCAGAGCCTCCGGTTTGTCGCTTTACCGGTTGGCGGTTCCCGTGCTTATTGTGGCGGCGCTTCTTTCGCTGCTTGTGGAACGGTTCAACAATGTTGTCATTCCCGAAGCGAACTACCGCTCAAAATCGCTTATGATGGATATTGCGAGGGCTAAACCGACCTTCGGCCTGACGGAAAACGCTTTTTCAAGTTTTATTGACGGTTATTCCATTTTTGTCAGAAAAACCGACGAGGCTTCAAAGGAGATACGGGGGGTGGTGCTGTACGATCTGAGAAATCCGAAGTCCAGAACCATGATGAGCGCCGAAAGAGGTGTTATCAGGTTTTCACCCGATAATCGCTTTCTTGTCATGACCCTTTTCAACGGGGAGATCCACCAGATAGACCAGTCCGATTACCATAAGTACCGGGCAATGCGTTTCGGGCAGCACCGGCTTGTTTTTGAAACAACAGGATTCGGATTCAGCCGGACTTCGAACGATCGGATTCGCGGCAACATTTCCGAACTTTCTGCAGGAGAACTGCATGTGGCTGCCTCAGCATTGCAGCGCGGTATCGTTTCGGCAGAGCGACGTGTTGCGTCGATTACTGACGCCGGTCCGCTTCAGCGAGAACAGGAGCGTATCGAGGCGGATAAAATGCAGTATAACAAGTACCTGATTGAATACTACAAGAAATATGCCATTTCTGTGGCATGTTTTGTCTTCGCACTTGCCGGCATACCCCTTGGCGTTCTGGCCAGACGCGGAGGCTTCGGTGTAGGCGCCGGGATTTCGCTGGCTCTGTTCGTGCTTTACTGGTCGATGATCATCGGCGGAGAGAAAATTGCCGAAAGAGGTCTTCTTGATCCGGTTCTGTCGGTCTGGTCGGCAAATGCGGTTACAGGGCTTTTCGGATTATTTTTGCTGCATCGTATGAGCGGAACGGTTTTAAGGACTTCGAAATAG
- a CDS encoding cell division protein ZapA: MEKIDVNVYGDSYPLRVERRELTEKAAEDVDRIMRLFAEKAPSFEPVKLAVLSAISFAEKKIELEEELALLSQKISRLNVFIGQNLEE; encoded by the coding sequence ATGGAAAAGATCGATGTAAACGTTTATGGCGACAGCTATCCTTTACGGGTAGAGCGCCGTGAGCTGACAGAAAAAGCAGCTGAAGATGTTGACCGGATTATGCGTCTTTTTGCAGAAAAAGCGCCTTCTTTCGAACCGGTTAAACTTGCGGTGCTGTCAGCGATATCTTTTGCTGAAAAAAAAATTGAACTCGAAGAAGAACTGGCATTACTCAGTCAGAAAATATCTCGGCTCAATGTTTTTATAGGGCAGAATTTAGAGGAATAA
- the secG gene encoding preprotein translocase subunit SecG: MHVFLVIVGILASIMLIGSVLLQSPKSGSGLTGGIASLGTVQTLGVRRTGDFLSKVTAILAAVVMVFCFLAQFTLPAREAKLKQSNSVLQQSVPVAPSRTLPSSPVLPATPALPAAPAK, translated from the coding sequence ATGCATGTTTTTCTCGTAATTGTAGGTATTCTTGCTTCTATCATGCTGATAGGTTCTGTTTTACTGCAAAGCCCTAAAAGCGGAAGCGGTCTGACCGGCGGTATTGCAAGTCTTGGAACGGTTCAGACGCTTGGAGTCAGAAGAACCGGCGATTTTCTCAGTAAGGTAACGGCGATACTCGCAGCCGTTGTCATGGTTTTTTGTTTTTTAGCCCAGTTTACCCTCCCTGCCAGGGAAGCGAAACTCAAGCAGTCCAACAGCGTTCTGCAGCAGAGTGTGCCTGTAGCGCCGTCCAGGACATTGCCCTCTTCACCCGTTTTACCGGCAACTCCGGCTCTTCCGGCAGCGCCAGCCAAATAA
- a CDS encoding DUF2905 family protein — translation MFTGIGKFLIAIGLCALLVGLLLLTVQKTGTPGWLNWFGNLPLDFSFRRENLRFFFPLGSSIVLSLLLSLALFLINKFIH, via the coding sequence GTGTTTACCGGGATCGGGAAATTCCTTATCGCTATCGGGCTCTGCGCGCTGCTTGTCGGCCTGCTGCTGCTGACCGTTCAGAAAACCGGCACTCCGGGCTGGTTGAACTGGTTCGGCAATCTTCCGCTCGACTTCTCGTTCAGAAGGGAGAACCTGCGGTTCTTTTTTCCGCTTGGCAGTTCGATCGTTCTCTCTCTGCTTCTCTCGTTAGCACTTTTTCTCATCAACAAATTTATCCATTGA
- a CDS encoding GNAT family N-acetyltransferase: protein MSAITVQRVLDSEDRQGVITVIEQVFQNEKNWISSAQSQIPEELSEEQPFSWFLARLNGRPVGVLRLLYDPPLALPEEYQVTFMPGIDIDYLKQLGQYVEIGRFMIAGEFRRNHRIALRLMRAATEEVVRRDYTHFITDVFENEPHSPLNFHTRVLGFEVIGRHLFGDLNCSSTRIILTLDILKLYSRVKDSRSRIYRELTEGIHSLLECKRRKLLTDMTKQ from the coding sequence ATGTCAGCGATAACCGTTCAGCGGGTGTTGGACAGCGAAGATCGCCAGGGGGTTATTACGGTAATCGAGCAGGTTTTCCAGAACGAGAAAAACTGGATCAGCAGCGCTCAGTCGCAGATTCCCGAAGAGCTATCCGAGGAACAGCCGTTTTCCTGGTTTCTGGCCAGGCTCAACGGTCGACCGGTAGGGGTGCTCAGGCTGCTGTATGACCCTCCCCTTGCGCTTCCGGAGGAGTACCAGGTTACGTTTATGCCGGGTATCGATATCGATTATCTCAAACAGCTCGGTCAGTATGTCGAGATCGGCAGATTCATGATAGCAGGAGAATTCCGCCGGAACCATCGCATAGCTTTGCGCCTGATGCGTGCAGCTACCGAAGAGGTAGTCAGACGTGATTACACTCATTTCATTACCGATGTTTTTGAAAACGAGCCGCACTCTCCGCTTAATTTTCATACCAGAGTACTTGGATTCGAAGTGATCGGCCGGCATCTGTTCGGTGACCTGAACTGCAGCTCGACCAGAATCATTCTTACGCTCGATATCCTGAAACTCTACAGCCGGGTTAAGGACAGCAGAAGCCGTATCTACCGTGAACTGACCGAAGGGATACACTCGCTGCTCGAATGCAAGAGGAGAAAGCTGCTGACGGATATGACGAAACAGTAG